The Gymnogyps californianus isolate 813 chromosome 6, ASM1813914v2, whole genome shotgun sequence genomic interval taagtaattttttttataatagttTTGGTCTAAGTGTTAGATCTCAGCTATGAAACTATGATGAAGTTCTTAATGTCATCTTTTCCTGTGCCTGGCTACAAAACTGCAAGAACAAACTCAACAACTTTGCAACAGGAAGGAGGGCGTCAAGATGAAGCTTTCACTGAACGTGCACCAGTATCTCTGGAGTCGTACCTGCTGCTCCCAACTGCCTCGATGATCACGTCTGGGGATTTAAACACAGTAGACtgactgtgttttgtttgtgatGCTGGGTAAAGGGAAATTGTTAGTTTAATGAAAAGCTCACAGTGTTCCATCAGGTCTCCTTGGGATTGTTGAGGGTAAATGACTGTGTCTTATTTTAAGGTATACGTGGCTTGTCAGTCGATGCTTATTGTGCTTGTGGGAGCTGTGCCCGAGTATCATATAGACCAAGAAGGAATTCCAGCGAGCAGAGCTGAGCTTGCCAAGCATATCCATTTTGTGGACAACTTCACATCTATAGTAACTGAGGCAAGTACTTCCGTCACGCCTAaccattttttctcttcttgggATTTGTGCTGCTAGTGCAGGATGTGGTGCTTGTAAAAGCTGAGCAGGTCTTAGTGTAATGTTTTGCTtatgctattaaaaattattggAACCCAcccatctctttcttttattattgtttttaaatctgaaagtATATGactaaattatttcactttcctAGTGTAAATCTAATACTTATTAATTTTAGGTTAAACTTTctgtatattatttattttgttttcagttttctttaccTTCAGATGTTTTAGAAAGTCATTACTAATGAAGAATGATCATTTAACTACAGTTTATAACTCTGGCATTTAGGATGTGCTCCTCCTAATGTCTGTTTTCTACCAAGAAAAGGTTCAATTTGTCGTGTCTGCACAATCTGCTGTGCATGTAAGCTTTACCATGAGTTGCATTAGTTTCTCACAGAAGGTACATCTTAAACATTAAAACTAGTATGAAAATGAAACTCATGCACCACATGTCTGGGTAACTTAATGTGTGGTGAGAGTGGGAGATGGAACAGATTGAAGTTTGCTGAGTGGGACAGAAGCTTGACCCTTCATCCTCACGCCTTGTGAATTCCATGCAAGAGGCTGCGTTTGCTTTTTGCTAGTCCCTGGGCTATAATCACTCAGGCAAGCACGAATGACCTAAGAATCACTGCCAGTGCCAGAAAAAAGACTGCGTGGGTGGCTTGGCTTGTAGTCTGAACTGTCAGAGTTCTGCTGATTGAATTCTTGGAGTGGTTTTCAGTAAACTCGTATAAGACCGGTTTGCACTTGGTGTAGCGGGTGCCAaatttttgcttccttcccaTTATCCCAAATGTGACTGTGTAATGTTTATCTTGGAAAAATGTAGTGACTAGACATAAGAAGGAATGATGCAATATTGGATCATATCCTctgtcagaaacagattttttgatTAGTCTGTTTTCCAAGATCACCCTTCAGTTTCAGACTCTCAGCAGGATGCATGACATGGAGTAGTGCTTAATTTATAATCAGAAATCAGCAAATTTTAACTAATACCgtgtttttaaatgtagaagtCAGTGTCCCTGTTTCCAAAATATGTAGTAATTCTCAAGACTCATCAAAACAAATTTATGTTCCCATTCATTTCAGTAACTTTAttgtaagattttttaaaattatattgttaATATTCTTTTCATGGAATCTTTAGATGCTAGCCAATGTTTTGCTGTATGCTAGCGGTCTAGTAACTAAATCAAAGTGCCGTGTGGATTTAAAGAGCTGAGAGGATGTCTGTTTTGGTGATAGCAAAATTGGCAACGTTTTTTTGGCAAGCTACAGTTAATTTTGACAAATATTTAACAAGTTCCTTTTGTGCAAATAAAGTAGATAGAtgcattcttttaaaagttacattCTTCACAGATTATTGTATCAACTTGTTAAAATATCAGCATCTTCCAGTGACACGCTAAGCAGCACAAGTAACGGTTTGCAAAAGCAATCTTTTCTCTTGTTCTATCCGGAGAAAGGAAGCTGCTTTTGTaaagtttatttcctttattttggtGATGGGGCttaaactgtaaatattttcagttctgctctGGTTTGGCAGGGGCACTGTTCTGCTCTGGAGCTCCACAAAACTCCGGAGCAGCTCTTCAGTTCTGCTTCAAGAACTAATCATTGTAATTAATTTTGGCGTAACTAAGACTTTGTAAATAATAGCTCAGGCTTGCTTCATGGAAAATACAGTTGTTAGAATTGCCTCTTGGTCTGGCATCAGCTCAGTCCCCTGCTTTAACAAGTGGTGATGCTTAGGAAGGTGAGTTCGGGAATGTCTTGCATCTGGTGTAGAAACGGTCCTTTACTTTTGAGAAGTTGATTTTTACAACCATATCCAGGAGCATAAAGTTGTTTTGTCTCTTGTATCAGCCTGAAACACTCTCCAGATGAGAACTGGGAGTTTGAAATTTGTGTGCTGTAGAGTGCTAGCACAGAGAAGGACTTATGCCAGCAGTGCTCTGTGCCTTGGAGAGCACATGCTCTGATATTTTTATACTTGAAGTTTCCTGAGGATTCATGCCCGGGAATGTTTCATTGTTGAAGTCTCCTCAGAAAGCTAAGAAACCATAAGTTTCGGGGCTACATCTTTATCCAATGTGCTAGGCTAGAATCTGCTACCCAGTGGGGTATAGTAGAAACCAGGTGCAAATGCTGCTGCACAGGAGTTTTACCTTCCCAGAGTATCCAAAAGTCCCCCAAAACTCTGAAGTGCTGGAACACTGGGTACATTGGACTAAAGAAGGCATCCTGTGATTGCATTAAATCTTGTCCTGCTCCCACAACCTGTGTCTTGCAGGCTGCTGGATGGGTAGAACATGGGTAACTGGTGGGTTACTGGGTGGATGGAGCTATGTCTTCTCTGTACTTTGCCACTATGTGAGTTCTGATTGAGTAAAAACATATGTTTCTTGAGATTGCTATAATTAAAAGTTTCAGTAAATTCCTAATATTCTTTGGGGATCTGTATTAATTCAAGGCAGACACTTCAGGGCTGAGGTCCTAGTATGCTGTGTTGGATTTTGGTCATGGGCCTCTTCccttaggctttttttttcttttttttttttttttttttaaaaccttctacttctcaaaaaaaaaatgcaaatgggaTTAGgatccttcttcctttccccaacAGACATACTGCACATGTCATTTAAAAAGTCAGCATGACACCCAtccacttttttaaaagtaaattttccaGTAAATACACTGGGAATTACTTGAAATACTCAAATAATgatcaaatatttctttgggtAAAGCTTTGCATTGAATTAGTTAAattcttttcctggaaaatcaCTTAGGATTTTCTGATTGCCTTTCTTTCCCAAGTTCATGATGTCAGCAATGTTTGTAATCTCAACAGTGCGTTTCTATGAGTGTTGATTCTCGTTGTTTGTAGCAGAGGGGCTGCACAAGCTGTCTGTGTGCCTTGCCCTGTCAGGAAAGAGTAGAAGTTTCATTCTGATTTCAACCCACTgtcagttcattttcttctcttctgacaATTTTTGATTATGCTGCCTCAGTTTAGCTTTTGGATGAGGTAGAAAGCACATTTTATAAAGAAACCCATCATTTGTTTCTAACTTTTGTTTGATTATAAATGCATGTGCACAATAAGCTACTAAAATATCAATGAGTAGTCAATAAGTAGTTCTTAGAGCTTTCATAAAACAAGGACATGTTTCCATAATCCCTTCCTGCTTCTCATCAACGATTCAACATGTGTATGATGCACCAGGGATTACTCATGGTTCAGGAAACATAGTTGCACAGCATTAACTCTCTAAGTACTGCAATAGTGAACATGTGTTATTCTTGttaatgaataatttttattacctGTTCATTGAAATAGCTAAGCTTGTTCAATGTTGAAATGGCTAAGCTGTTAACAATTCAgacttttcttgttttaataactTAAGATAAGTTGCCTTGCGAAAGCTTGGGAATTGGGGTGCAACTAATATACTTATCAAGTTGAAAGCTTATAATATATTATAGTGAAATttcttggggtgggggggaagaagagagatgTGAGAGTCTgttagggaggaaaaaatatgagtACTGTTGGCTTACCTATCCAACTTTGAACAAAACTCTAACTGGATATAAAGCAAGAGGTGGGAAATGGCAAGAGAAGAATTTTgttagatttttattatttttgaggaAGCCAGCAACTTGGTGTTAATACTTTCGACAATAAGGAGATTCTTTTTTTGACAGTGGTACCTAATTGAACAAGAAGCCTACAAAGTAAGCCTTGCATCATCCCTGTTTTTTGCTGGATTGCTTATTGGAAATATCACATTTGGCCCTTTGTCAGATAAACTGGGCAGGAAACCAGTATATATCTCAGGTAAGATTGTTAAAAGGTTTTTCTTAAGCATTCTACGTGGATAAcatcatctctttcttttctgcctgtggGCCACCCTACCTGGAGGCTGCCCGTGGGTCACCTGCTCTGTCAATGATACTGAGTCAATGATCTGTATGAGCATTTCgctcagagcagagcagcactaGAATTGGTTAGTATGAGTGTGCTGAGCAGCATTGCGGTCACTGGAATATCAATGGGAGATGAAAAATAACCCGGTTTTGCTATGACTGTCGCTATTGGAGCACAGTATTCCACACATTGCCTAACCATATTGTTCCCAATAGaaataatctgctttttttggaggggtgggggaaaatgATTTACCTAAACATCTTTAGAGTGGGTTACTCATGTcctggtgttttgttttccagctgcatttgCAGCCAAAGCGTCTTTTTGTTTAATGATAACATTGTCTCAAGGAACCATCATCTTTGACATTGCAGACCTCAAGTGTGTGACTTGAAAATGATTGTAATTTTCATATGGTGTGATTTCAGAAAGCCAAATGCGAGAGATTAGAGGCAAGAGTACTATAGACTACTCATTACAGTCAGTAACTGACTGTggtctctgcctttcttctgaGTTCAAGCTGTGTAGAATAAGtactaattacattttattctctctGCAGGTCTATTTTTTGATGTCGTTTTTGGGTATGTTACAGCATTAGCTCCAAATTATGACATATTTGCAGTTTCACGGTTTTTTGTTGGAATTGTGAATGGTGGAATGGCTCTTGTGTCTTTTGTCCTAACACAAGAATATGTAGGAAAATCCTTTTGGTCATTTACAGGTGGGATTTGGGAATATTTAATCGTTATTACTGTGCCACGTATTGTTCTGACTATCAATACCTTTTTACGTTTGTACCAAGTAAAGTCAGTTTGTAGCATAAGTCAAATAAGTGTGATGCGATTCATCCAAGTTGTAATTTCTGTGGGAAAGGTGCCTGAATAAGGAAGATGGCATTGAGTGTTTGATAAATAGCAAAACTGAGGTTTTAAAATTGGTACATTGATTcctaaaatgtttcagtttgtacACTGCAttacgttaaaaaaaaaaaaaatacatgttttggcAGATCCTGCCAACTTCCAAATAATGCTGTATGGTATCTTGGGGAGGTGTTCTTGAAAGTGTTCTTTGAAGTTTTCCTGCACACCACAGAATGACTTAGTGCCTGGATAgtgttttttccactgctgaatGTGCTGACCatccagtatttttaaatgtcctttttcaTATGCCACTGCCaagacttaaaataaatttaacacTTGCACGTCAGACTGGACGCTTGCACAGTAAAGCTGGAGTAGCTCAGACTGTAATGCCTTTTTGGCTAGCACAGCATGGGGAAAAACTTGGTCCAAATGCTGACTTGCTGTGGTTGTAAGcatatttctctctcattttgtcAGTTACCTCATTCtactatttttcttatttcttcttcagactCCTGGGGATGTATGAGGCAGTTGTGGTTTAGTTATagctttccacttttttttttaaaagtactgaattttcttcttctcccgGGTTCACTTTTTTGACTCACGCcgtctctctctcccctgcccctccttcccccttgcCCTGTtgtctctctctgctcttcccagcctttctccctGCAGGGCCAGCCTCCTGATGGACCGAAGAGACAGTCCGTTTCCTGCTGCTTGTTGCTCTAGGTGCTTTATTCTAGTTCTGCTCAGCTGTTGAGAAAGAGGTGCTGAACAACTGATCGGGGCTGAAGGAGAGGGAGCTGCTGGATGCAGCTCAGCAGTGTTAAAGAAGCTCTCCTAGGTGTTGGCTGTGAGCTAGGCTTTGTGGGCAATAGCTGAGAGTCTCTGGGTTAGTACAAGATCTCCTGTGTTAGTCTGCAGAGGGTTTGTTGTTAGGCTTTTGGAGTTCAAGTTGACCCcgtatttttaatgtttttatttatgcttGTTCATCAGAAGTCTGCTGTAACAAACTTCTGGCTTGCAGCTGTTTTTGTACGGAACTCAGTCCTTGTACTTCTATAACTTCCAGTTTCTGTTCCAGCCTGCCACCTCTATTCAAGATTACCTTAATAGACCTAAATAAATCACTCACTCTCAACACTTCCCCTTCCTGTCCTCAGGTTTTCTCTTTAGTTTGTAGGTTCCTGTTCATTTCTTGCTCTCTCCTATATACCAccctttatttttgaaaggggaacccccccccccagcccccccatACATTATACAAAGCTATTCTTCACTGGGATTGCATAATATACTTAAGCCAGCTGGTTCACAAGTACAGTAAAGATACCTCAtaaaattgctattttatttaGGTATATCATGGGCTAGGAATTTCAGGCTTCtgcttaagaatttttttttcttttgccaatgGTTTCTGTAGTCACCGTTTTGGTCTTGTATTTTCAGGTTCGTTAACTAATTTGACATTTGCAGTTGGCATTGCGGTTTATGCTTTACTGGGTTACTGTGTGAGAGAATGGCGCTACCTTGCCTTGGTATCGAATACTCCAGGAGtcatcttccttcttctttctttgtaagtGGTTCATGTGCATTAtaatggtaagaaaaaaatatgcagcaaTTTAACAGTTACTTTTTCTTGTCACCATTCAAGAGAGTTGTATAAACAAGGATGACCTTTTTCTGTATGGTTTTGTGaagcaagcaagagaaaaatcatatggtgaaggaagaagcagttttaaatgaagcagaaggTCAGGGTTACCCAGAAGACAAGCTTGTGTTTCTGCATGCTGTTACAGTTGTGGTGGCCAGCGTTGCAAAGAGCAGCTGTGTGCCAGCTGTCCAATAAAACTCGATTACAAATCTGCTTGGAGAAAGGAAggcctgccagcagctgcaagCTGGAGCGTCAGCCAGGAACGCTGCCTCCTGCCAAGGAAGGGCTTCAGCGCTTGAGAAGTTTTGGAAGTGATCCTAGAGGGATTGTAGAGTTTCTTTTCGTGAGACACATGCAAGCAAAGGGAAATAAGTGAGAGCACTTGGAATTGCCTTTTTAGTGTGATACGCTATGTATCTGCTTGCTTTTGAGGTCCCCTGTGTCTGTTCCTAGCACTATTGTGCTTGGGTGCTCCTATTTAGAATTCCTACATGGACATCATCATAAAAATGATTATGAAATGCATCAGTATTTAAGGAATTAAGTGCTAGCTTTGTCTGGCCTGTGTtgttacaaaatattcttttaacatATCAAGTAATACACCTTGTATACTTCTGATCCACTAGTTAAAGctgtagaagaaataaaagaattagtGTAGTAGGTTGTCTACACATTAATACAGGGAATGTCTAGCATACAGCatagataggaaaaaaacctggggtttatttcaattattttttttaatttcaattattttagaTAGATCTGCTCTTGCAATAAGTTCTGTTAAAGAATAcacctcaaaaaaaccctcctgttCCTGTagtcaaggaaaacaaagtctCTGGACTGAGGAAAGAAGTTCTGCataatatattttcctctatGGTGTTCTGTTTCTGGTGGAAATAGAATTACTTCCCccaaatactaaaaatactgGGATCCTCTGAGGTAATGAAAGTTTAGTTTGGTTGTAGGATGTATATCTCTCTTAGGAGTACCAGGGAAAATAAAGgttcagttaaaaatattccagtctTTATTTTATGGCTCgtgtaaaagcagcagcacactctacaacctgaaaaaaacaggaatcaTGAACTGAAGTTGTGGTAAGCAAGGATACTCTGATTATACTTGGGAATAAGAGATTTAAAACTTATGTGGGCACCAATAAGCTAGTACTGGAGCCTGACAAGTAATTCCCcagtaaggtttttttttgtcttctctccaCTGGAACTCAGAGCCCTTCCCATAATGGAGAAGCTTGAAATAAACTTtgtgaaaacaaagttttgtcCGGGCTATTCAGATAATTGGGATTTGAGATGCTTCCTGGATAATGCTTGTGTCGCGTTTCCTAAGAAGTCAGTTCAGCAGAAGTCAAGATTTAGATTTAAACTCCTCTAACATGACTGAGTGCTTTGTCAAGCATCTCCAACAATCCTTCTGTAAGGTTAACTGTACTGTTCTCAGAATATGTGGAATTTAATATGCAGAACAGTGCAAATAGAAtgttttgctctgaattttgtATTGgtacttttttaaagtattgatttgcaaaatggaaagattGACTTTAGTGCTGTGTTCATAGGAATGAAGTTGTCATCGttgattttctgttctttcctgttAGTATGCTCCCAGAATCACCACGATGGCTGTATTCCCAAGGGAAAACGGCAGAAGCTGAAGATGTGTTGCAATATATTGCCCTTGGTAATGGAAAAGAGAGAttaaatctaaaattaaaaccaagtgCAGGAACTTTGAGAAAGGCTGAATCGGCACCTGGTATCCTAAACTTAGTAAAACACCCAGTCCTTCGGTGGCGAACCATCATACTGATGTACATCTGGTATGTAATAACAAGAAGCTGAGATGCTATGAATGAGTCAGACATGAGGAAACAATTAagattttcatccttttcttttaaaaattttgtccTCAAAAACTAAATCATAAATTTGTCAGTTGATGGCAGATCTAAAATGATGTGTTGTAAAGTTgatgtttcattattattgctgttgcgtttcattttcagtgtattACTTAGTAGGTTTTGAAGCAGTTTCTAAGAAATAATCTGGTGAGAACATAATATTTACATTGCGTGAAATgagaagctgaagcagaaaTTACTGAGAGGATGTGTATTTGAACCAGTTTTAGAAAGGAAAGGACTACATGGATTACACACCAGTAGAGATCTCGAGTAAGAATAAGCGTTAAGAGCCCAAAAGCACATTGCACAGGTTCAGTGGAGGAAAACTGTGGGCAACGTAAAATACAGATTGCATAGATTTATATTAGGTGCTGTCTTGAAAAGAGGtacaacttggaaaaaaaaatcaccccgAAGCGCAGGAGGATGTAACATAACATGTTAGCAATAAATGGCAGTGCAGAGGGAAcccctggggtggggagggtTGGCTTGGCGGttacagcagcagctgttgcGCATTGGCTTGAGCTAAAATCTGTTGGAGGAACAGCTCTTTTCCAAAATGCCGAGAACAAGTTTTCCCTTTAAAGTTCAACATCATTTGAGATGATTGTCAGGATGCAGATGAGAAGAATCAGTAGTTTGATGTGTGGGGTAAGCAGAGATGTGCAGGACGTGGGAGAAGCGGCAGGA includes:
- the LOC127017654 gene encoding solute carrier family 22 member 15-like isoform X1, which gives rise to MAVGLEEAFGAAGEFGGGQRRLTAFLVLLQVYVACQSMLIVLVGAVPEYHIDQEGIPASRAELAKHIHFVDNFTSIVTEWYLIEQEAYKVSLASSLFFAGLLIGNITFGPLSDKLGRKPVYISGLFFDVVFGYVTALAPNYDIFAVSRFFVGIVNGGMALVSFVLTQEYVGKSFWSFTGSLTNLTFAVGIAVYALLGYCVREWRYLALVSNTPGVIFLLLSFMLPESPRWLYSQGKTAEAEDVLQYIALGNGKERLNLKLKPSAGTLRKAESAPGILNLVKHPVLRWRTIILMYIWYVCSFVYYGLTLNASELRGNLYLNVALSGLVEVPAFPLCMFFIEKSWSGRRKTMTCFLIFAGFACIFTMFLPTNAGLLLSPTLLALCGKMMVSAAFNIVYIYTSELYPTVLRNAGLGVCSMSCRFGGILAPFVPSMKSLSPSVPFVVFGISGLSAGFLTLLLPETLNKPIAESIEDVQSPKYQVLKNEEANQLEENTYVSEGLSVVENEASIEKVL
- the LOC127017654 gene encoding solute carrier family 22 member 15-like isoform X3; this translates as MLIVLVGAVPEYHIDQEGIPASRAELAKHIHFVDNFTSIVTEWYLIEQEAYKVSLASSLFFAGLLIGNITFGPLSDKLGRKPVYISGLFFDVVFGYVTALAPNYDIFAVSRFFVGIVNGGMALVSFVLTQEYVGKSFWSFTGSLTNLTFAVGIAVYALLGYCVREWRYLALVSNTPGVIFLLLSFMLPESPRWLYSQGKTAEAEDVLQYIALGNGKERLNLKLKPSAGTLRKAESAPGILNLVKHPVLRWRTIILMYIWYVCSFVYYGLTLNASELRGNLYLNVALSGLVEVPAFPLCMFFIEKSWSGRRKTMTCFLIFAGFACIFTMFLPTNAGLLLSPTLLALCGKMMVSAAFNIVYIYTSELYPTVLRNAGLGVCSMSCRFGGILAPFVPSMANQLEENTYVSEGLSVVENEASIEKVL
- the LOC127017654 gene encoding solute carrier family 22 member 15-like isoform X2; its protein translation is MLIVLVGAVPEYHIDQEGIPASRAELAKHIHFVDNFTSIVTEWYLIEQEAYKVSLASSLFFAGLLIGNITFGPLSDKLGRKPVYISGLFFDVVFGYVTALAPNYDIFAVSRFFVGIVNGGMALVSFVLTQEYVGKSFWSFTGSLTNLTFAVGIAVYALLGYCVREWRYLALVSNTPGVIFLLLSFMLPESPRWLYSQGKTAEAEDVLQYIALGNGKERLNLKLKPSAGTLRKAESAPGILNLVKHPVLRWRTIILMYIWYVCSFVYYGLTLNASELRGNLYLNVALSGLVEVPAFPLCMFFIEKSWSGRRKTMTCFLIFAGFACIFTMFLPTNAGLLLSPTLLALCGKMMVSAAFNIVYIYTSELYPTVLRNAGLGVCSMSCRFGGILAPFVPSMKSLSPSVPFVVFGISGLSAGFLTLLLPETLNKPIAESIEDVQSPKYQVLKNEEAEQTS